The Shewanella japonica genome has a window encoding:
- a CDS encoding patatin-like phospholipase family protein translates to MRQFLLPLFNVNLAKTCLAWLAASCICISHAVGANSLNPVNTHPDAQPEPSPRPTVGLVLSGGGAKGSAHVGVIRYLEQQQIEVDYIVGTSIGAYVGGLYALGFSANDIETIMLGLAWESGFNDNVPRQSLRYRDKQDVDRYNMPFELGLLDGQLLLPKGLLRGQTMGNLYLDSFGAIENQASFNDLATPFSAIATDISTGEAVVLNQGNLLKAMQASATVPGILQPTVIDGKSLVDGGIVSNLPVETAKNMGADIVIAIDIGADLSAQEQLNSAIAIVGQLSTLMTRANAVAQIATLNKADILIRPDISNFDTTDFSALASGFELGQQAALMHKQQLQPLASDADSFSQYLYKRANFKQDILAFQQAPIEQIRFNNQSSTSTALIKQKLDIDNGDQVNSDALIEAVDRVYAINDFEKVTLEFEQENDQKVLVVNTEEKSWGPNFFDIGFSWQEDFENTSNVALDLAYQINHIADTDAQVRFELTTGKDKLLATELYLPLDELEQFYVKGRYQYQQQQQTYYEQGLLLLKTTHNAHHISAALGYSPIDNMVIELGLYGESGDMEGPQYPQLNFDYDAHGGGIHVGYDSLDSYSFPSKGMLIEANVIWHKDKLSMDENSMLTSSSSTDSATEYQFRFKKASSYQHHTLIAKVDLAGVDTEEFSLLHTQNLGGFLNLSGESNDALVGSQLAYGALIYQRRSDWQILNKNVPVYMGLSVEAGNVWHLKSERDMNDLIYAASVFVGTETDFGPAVFGFGVNDLHHQSFYLTLGKHF, encoded by the coding sequence ATGCGTCAATTCCTATTGCCCTTGTTTAACGTCAACCTAGCGAAAACCTGCCTAGCTTGGCTAGCGGCAAGCTGTATTTGCATCAGTCACGCGGTGGGCGCAAACTCATTAAACCCAGTAAACACTCACCCAGATGCTCAACCTGAGCCATCACCTAGACCCACCGTCGGTTTAGTACTCAGTGGTGGCGGAGCAAAAGGGTCAGCCCATGTGGGCGTAATACGGTATTTAGAGCAACAACAAATTGAAGTCGACTATATTGTCGGCACCAGTATTGGCGCTTATGTTGGCGGCTTATACGCATTAGGCTTTAGTGCAAACGACATCGAAACCATCATGCTCGGCTTAGCGTGGGAAAGTGGTTTTAACGATAATGTGCCAAGACAATCATTACGCTACCGTGATAAACAAGATGTCGACCGCTACAACATGCCATTTGAATTAGGCCTACTTGATGGCCAATTACTGCTCCCCAAAGGCCTACTTAGGGGCCAAACCATGGGCAACCTTTACCTGGATTCATTTGGCGCTATCGAAAACCAAGCCAGCTTTAATGATCTCGCAACGCCTTTTAGCGCGATAGCAACCGATATCTCCACTGGTGAAGCTGTGGTGCTAAACCAAGGTAATTTACTTAAAGCAATGCAAGCTTCCGCCACGGTACCCGGCATATTACAACCCACCGTGATTGATGGAAAATCCTTAGTTGATGGTGGCATTGTAAGTAATTTACCCGTTGAAACCGCTAAAAATATGGGGGCAGATATTGTTATTGCCATCGATATTGGTGCGGATTTATCAGCCCAAGAACAGCTCAACAGCGCTATTGCTATCGTCGGCCAATTAAGCACCTTGATGACACGCGCCAATGCCGTAGCACAAATTGCAACACTGAATAAGGCTGATATTTTGATCCGCCCAGATATCAGTAACTTTGACACCACCGACTTTAGCGCTTTAGCCAGTGGATTTGAACTTGGACAACAAGCGGCCTTAATGCATAAACAGCAACTGCAACCATTGGCCTCTGATGCTGACAGTTTTAGCCAATATCTCTATAAACGAGCGAATTTTAAGCAAGACATTCTTGCTTTTCAACAAGCGCCTATTGAGCAAATTCGTTTTAATAATCAGTCATCAACTTCAACTGCACTGATTAAACAAAAACTCGATATTGATAACGGCGATCAAGTGAATTCAGATGCACTAATCGAAGCCGTTGATCGGGTTTATGCCATCAATGACTTTGAAAAAGTCACACTCGAATTTGAGCAAGAAAATGATCAAAAAGTGCTGGTAGTTAACACAGAAGAAAAGAGCTGGGGTCCTAACTTTTTCGATATTGGCTTTAGCTGGCAAGAAGACTTTGAGAATACCTCAAATGTCGCGTTGGATTTGGCTTATCAAATTAATCATATTGCAGATACTGATGCCCAAGTTCGCTTTGAGCTGACCACAGGCAAAGATAAATTATTGGCAACCGAGCTGTATTTACCCTTGGACGAGCTTGAACAGTTTTATGTAAAAGGCCGTTATCAATATCAACAGCAACAACAAACCTATTATGAGCAAGGGCTCTTGTTACTGAAAACCACCCATAATGCCCATCATATATCCGCAGCTTTAGGTTACTCACCAATAGATAATATGGTGATTGAGCTTGGATTATATGGCGAATCGGGCGATATGGAGGGCCCGCAATATCCGCAACTAAATTTTGATTATGATGCTCATGGAGGCGGCATTCATGTGGGTTACGACAGCTTAGATAGTTATAGCTTTCCATCTAAAGGCATGCTGATTGAGGCCAATGTCATTTGGCATAAAGACAAGTTAAGCATGGACGAAAACAGCATGTTAACGTCAAGTTCTAGCACTGACTCAGCCACTGAGTATCAATTCAGATTTAAAAAGGCCAGCAGTTATCAGCACCACACCTTGATTGCCAAAGTCGATTTAGCAGGCGTTGATACTGAGGAATTTAGCCTGTTACATACACAAAATCTGGGGGGCTTTTTGAATTTATCTGGTGAGTCGAATGATGCCCTTGTTGGCAGCCAATTAGCTTACGGTGCGCTTATTTACCAGCGCCGCTCAGATTGGCAAATACTCAATAAAAATGTCCCTGTTTATATGGGATTATCAGTTGAAGCGGGCAATGTTTGGCATTTAAAGTCTGAGCGCGATATGAATGACTTAATCTACGCCGCGAGTGTATTTGTGGGCACTGAAACAGACTTTGGCCCTGCTGTATTTGGTTTCGGAGTTAATGACTTAC
- a CDS encoding TolC family protein codes for MVGANVSWEIDLFGRLDALSDAANIRVQQAEILSQGVNTLITADVVHNYLQYRGAQARLAIAQRNIHEQQQTLEMVQTLVNSGFGSELDLASARAALATVSASQTLFETAEKVHLYRLATLLGQHPSDIINRFDAAPLPTVTGQIPTGMPSDILKRRTDIALAEREMAAINAELGASIANQYPQFYLTASPAVIADSADDLFSSNSVGWAAGLGAKWTVFDGGRSSAMVDMQQTRFKQASLRYEQAVNAAFNEVETTLMSYGNSLRFYQQLETAAQQTQTAVAKANSLYKAGLIDYIQVLDAQRQDNTMQDALVTAQLNIASNVILVNKALGGDWKVKPSTDDNTQKDTATGKQSILTD; via the coding sequence ATGGTTGGCGCAAATGTCAGTTGGGAAATTGACTTATTTGGTCGTTTAGATGCATTAAGTGATGCCGCCAATATTCGTGTTCAACAAGCAGAAATTTTGTCTCAAGGCGTTAATACACTGATTACCGCCGATGTGGTACACAACTACCTGCAATATCGTGGGGCACAAGCCCGTCTAGCCATTGCTCAACGTAATATTCATGAGCAACAACAGACCTTAGAAATGGTACAAACCTTAGTCAATAGCGGCTTTGGTTCAGAACTAGACTTAGCCAGTGCTCGTGCAGCACTCGCTACAGTCTCAGCTAGCCAAACCCTATTTGAAACGGCTGAGAAAGTGCATTTATATCGCCTTGCAACGCTATTAGGCCAACACCCGAGTGACATCATCAATCGTTTTGACGCTGCACCACTGCCAACGGTCACAGGCCAAATCCCGACAGGAATGCCATCAGATATCCTTAAACGACGCACTGATATTGCATTAGCAGAGCGAGAAATGGCGGCCATTAATGCTGAACTCGGTGCCAGTATCGCCAATCAATATCCGCAGTTTTATCTGACTGCAAGCCCTGCTGTGATTGCTGATAGCGCAGATGATTTATTCAGCTCAAACTCTGTTGGATGGGCTGCTGGATTAGGGGCAAAGTGGACAGTGTTTGATGGCGGACGCAGCAGCGCAATGGTCGATATGCAACAAACTCGTTTTAAGCAAGCCAGTTTGCGTTACGAACAGGCAGTCAATGCGGCATTTAATGAAGTTGAAACCACATTAATGAGCTACGGCAATAGTTTACGCTTTTATCAACAATTAGAGACTGCAGCCCAGCAAACCCAAACAGCTGTGGCAAAAGCCAATAGTTTATACAAAGCGGGCTTAATTGATTACATCCAAGTGTTGGATGCACAAAGACAAGATAACACCATGCAAGATGCACTTGTCACAGCGCAGCTGAACATTGCGTCAAATGTCATTTTGGTCAACAAAGCCTTAGGCGGAGACTGGAAAGTGAAGCCATCAACTGATGACAACACCCAAAAAGACACCGCAACAGGCAAGCAATCAATCCTGACCGATTGA